A section of the Mesorhizobium loti genome encodes:
- a CDS encoding N-acetylmuramoyl-L-alanine amidase, whose translation MSGFLPDEPSAEVRVSPNFGPRRDMLKPDMIVLHYTGMATGAGAEAWLCDPASEVSSHYLVHENGHIVQMVRESDRAWHAGKSSWFGRTDINSCSVGIEIVNPGHSLGYPGFRRRQINAVIGLCKGIAGRHAIPARRVLAHSDVAPGRKIDPGEKFPWTALFEAGVGHLVPAAPVRRGAALKPGENGADVEALQSMLALYGYGVEISGIFDHQTRIVVEAFQRHFRPRLVDGLADGSTMRTLQKLLASISG comes from the coding sequence GAGCGGCTTCCTGCCTGACGAGCCGAGCGCCGAGGTCAGGGTGTCGCCGAATTTCGGGCCAAGGCGCGATATGCTGAAGCCCGACATGATCGTGCTGCACTATACCGGCATGGCGACAGGGGCCGGGGCGGAGGCATGGCTGTGCGATCCGGCGAGCGAAGTCTCGTCGCATTATCTCGTCCATGAGAACGGCCACATCGTGCAGATGGTCAGGGAAAGCGACCGCGCGTGGCACGCTGGCAAGAGCTCCTGGTTCGGGCGCACCGACATCAATTCCTGCTCGGTCGGCATCGAGATCGTCAATCCTGGACATTCGCTGGGCTATCCCGGCTTCCGCCGTCGCCAGATCAATGCGGTGATCGGCCTGTGCAAGGGGATTGCCGGGCGGCATGCGATCCCCGCCAGGCGCGTGCTGGCGCATTCCGATGTGGCGCCGGGTCGCAAGATCGATCCGGGCGAGAAGTTCCCGTGGACTGCTCTGTTCGAGGCCGGTGTCGGCCATCTGGTGCCGGCGGCACCCGTCAGGCGCGGAGCCGCGCTGAAGCCCGGCGAAAACGGTGCCGATGTCGAGGCACTGCAGTCGATGCTGGCGCTCTATGGCTATGGTGTTGAGATATCGGGCATTTTCGACCACCAGACAAGGATTGTCGTCGAGGCCTTCCAACGGCATTTCCGACCCCGCCTGGTTGACGGGCTGGCCGACGGCTCGACGATGCGCACGCTGCAAAAATTGCTTGCTTCCATAAGCGGCTGA
- a CDS encoding lytic transglycosylase domain-containing protein: MQKLTVVTAALAAGVMTFAFSAADAAPLSPRADQGVVIATAKGKAISAKSSKSAKATTKQASAKVEKASWAKAQKSTPKRQTKRGRKTIDMTTTASIGLRNVAASTAAVASGGQYSAIVARYAASYGVPVSLAHAVIKIESNYRPNMVGGAGEIGLMQIKPATARMMGYNGSAKGLFDPDTNIKYGMKYLALAQNLGGGTTCGTILKYNAGHAATRMNPISAAYCSKVKVQMAAL; this comes from the coding sequence ATGCAGAAATTGACCGTTGTAACGGCAGCTCTTGCTGCCGGCGTAATGACTTTTGCCTTCAGTGCGGCTGACGCCGCGCCGTTGAGCCCACGGGCCGATCAGGGGGTGGTCATTGCGACCGCCAAGGGCAAGGCCATTTCGGCCAAAAGCAGCAAGAGTGCGAAGGCAACGACGAAGCAGGCTTCCGCCAAGGTGGAAAAGGCCAGCTGGGCCAAGGCGCAGAAATCCACCCCCAAAAGGCAGACGAAGCGTGGCCGCAAGACCATCGACATGACGACGACGGCCTCGATCGGCCTCAGGAATGTCGCCGCGTCGACGGCGGCGGTAGCCAGCGGCGGCCAGTATTCAGCGATCGTTGCCCGCTATGCGGCAAGCTACGGCGTTCCGGTGTCGCTGGCGCACGCCGTCATCAAGATCGAGAGCAACTACCGGCCGAACATGGTCGGCGGCGCCGGCGAGATCGGCCTGATGCAGATCAAGCCGGCGACGGCGCGGATGATGGGCTATAACGGCTCGGCCAAAGGCCTGTTCGATCCCGACACCAACATCAAATACGGCATGAAGTACCTCGCCTTGGCGCAGAATCTTGGCGGTGGCACGACCTGCGGCACGATCCTGAAATACAATGCTGGCCATGCCGCGACGCGCATGAACCCCATCTCGGCCGCCTATTGCAGCAAGGTCAAGGTTCAGATGGCGGCGCTTTGA
- a CDS encoding ribbon-helix-helix domain-containing protein translates to MGQVDKRSITLSPELAQAVDDVVAAGEYASASEVIRDALRQWKDRRDLLGYTVEELRKLVQGGSTADRVDSRPWMTSRPRRGGACVLTTQQESVAHCPERTRRRRSDCDLATYCRRQRDCSRSTTRPHRGTVAATGHLSLPRRAT, encoded by the coding sequence ATGGGACAGGTCGACAAGCGCAGCATCACGCTTTCCCCGGAACTGGCGCAAGCGGTGGACGATGTGGTCGCCGCCGGCGAATATGCCTCGGCGAGCGAGGTCATCCGCGACGCGCTGCGGCAATGGAAGGATCGTCGCGACCTGCTCGGCTACACGGTCGAGGAATTGCGCAAACTGGTGCAGGGGGGATCGACAGCGGACCGGGTCGATTCGCGTCCATGGATGACATCAAGGCCGAGGCGCGGAGGCGCTTGCGTTCTGACGACGCAGCAGGAATCTGTTGCCCATTGTCCGGAGCGCACGCGCAGAAGAAGATCTGATTGCGATTTGGCAACATATTGCCGACGACAGCGAGACTGCAGCCGATCGACAACTCGACCGCATCGAGGCACGGTGGCAGCAACTGGCCACCTATCCCTTCCCAGGCGCGCCACGTGA
- a CDS encoding type II toxin-antitoxin system RelE/ParE family toxin, producing the protein MADDSETAADRQLDRIEARWQQLATYPFPGAPREDIAPGIRHLVLGDYLILYRVRGDAIEIVRVLHGHRNIEADDLGA; encoded by the coding sequence ATTGCCGACGACAGCGAGACTGCAGCCGATCGACAACTCGACCGCATCGAGGCACGGTGGCAGCAACTGGCCACCTATCCCTTCCCAGGCGCGCCACGTGAGGATATCGCGCCAGGCATCCGTCACCTGGTCCTCGGTGACTATCTTATTCTTTATCGGGTCCGCGGTGACGCGATCGAAATCGTCCGCGTGCTGCACGGCCATCGCAACATCGAGGCTGACGACCTCGGTGCGTGA
- a CDS encoding cystathionine gamma-lyase codes for MSETAKSRAAELSHLRSRDFADGDPIPLPLTMASIFHTPGVETGIDQYGRYDNPTWRAVEHVLGHLEDAQCVSFPSGMAAISSVFFALLKSGDRVLLPADGYHATRAMAERFLTPLGMVCDTRPTPTFLDGGFAGYSLVFVETPSNPRLDICDISAIAKAVHEQNGVLVVDNTTMTPFGQRPLDFGADIVVSADTKAVNGHSDVLFGHVASRNADIVTKVTDWRAMAGGIPGPFEAWLVHRGLETLEVRFDRMCSSAETIAQRLKEHRAVRGLRFPGLNGDPSHNLARAQMERFGFLISFELASEEKAEDFINNCPLIEAATSFGGVHTSAERRLKRGDAVPPGFVRLSVGCEPVEELWKAIETSLDRISR; via the coding sequence ATGTCCGAGACGGCAAAGTCACGCGCCGCCGAACTGTCCCATTTGCGCAGCCGCGATTTCGCCGACGGCGACCCGATCCCCTTGCCGCTGACCATGGCTTCGATCTTTCACACGCCGGGCGTCGAGACCGGCATCGATCAATATGGCCGTTACGACAATCCGACCTGGCGTGCCGTGGAACATGTGCTCGGCCATCTGGAAGATGCGCAATGCGTGAGTTTTCCCTCCGGAATGGCGGCAATTTCGTCGGTGTTTTTCGCGCTCCTGAAATCGGGCGATCGCGTGCTCCTGCCGGCGGACGGCTATCACGCCACGCGTGCGATGGCCGAACGCTTCCTGACGCCGCTCGGCATGGTTTGCGACACCAGGCCGACGCCGACCTTCCTTGATGGCGGCTTCGCAGGCTATTCGCTTGTCTTCGTGGAAACCCCGTCCAATCCGCGGCTGGACATTTGCGACATCTCGGCCATCGCCAAGGCTGTCCACGAACAAAACGGGGTTCTTGTCGTCGACAACACGACGATGACGCCGTTCGGCCAGCGCCCGCTCGACTTCGGCGCCGATATCGTCGTCTCCGCCGACACCAAGGCGGTCAACGGGCACTCGGACGTGCTGTTCGGCCACGTCGCCAGCCGGAACGCCGACATCGTCACCAAGGTGACGGACTGGCGCGCAATGGCCGGCGGCATTCCCGGACCGTTCGAAGCGTGGCTGGTGCATCGCGGCCTCGAAACACTCGAGGTGCGCTTCGACCGCATGTGTTCTTCGGCCGAAACGATCGCGCAACGGCTGAAGGAACACCGCGCGGTGCGTGGCCTGCGTTTTCCCGGTTTGAACGGCGACCCCTCGCACAACCTTGCCCGCGCCCAGATGGAGCGCTTCGGCTTCCTCATTTCCTTCGAACTCGCCTCGGAGGAGAAGGCCGAGGATTTCATCAACAATTGCCCGCTGATAGAGGCCGCGACCTCCTTCGGCGGCGTCCACACCTCAGCCGAGCGGCGTTTGAAGCGAGGCGATGCGGTGCCGCCGGGCTTCGTCCGCCTTTCGGTCGGCTGTGAGCCGGTGGAAGAGCTTTGGAAGGCCATCGAGACGTCGCTGGACAGGATCAGCCGCTGA
- the mraZ gene encoding division/cell wall cluster transcriptional repressor MraZ has product MDRFLSNTVSRIDAKGRVSVPAHFRAVVQKRGYSELYALRCLDLPAMDVGGLDLLDRYEQRIAQEDPFLQTADDMSFFCHGDGTFLKLDQDGRITMTDFIREHTGISAEVAFVGRGNFFQIWEPGRLAAYGAQARARLLQLRQGTKPGERPE; this is encoded by the coding sequence ATGGACCGGTTTCTGTCGAACACGGTGAGCAGGATCGATGCGAAGGGACGGGTGTCCGTTCCGGCGCATTTCCGCGCCGTCGTGCAGAAACGCGGCTATTCGGAACTCTACGCACTGCGCTGCCTCGACCTGCCGGCGATGGATGTCGGCGGGCTCGACCTGCTCGACCGCTACGAGCAGCGCATCGCGCAGGAAGATCCGTTCCTGCAGACGGCGGACGACATGTCCTTCTTCTGTCATGGCGACGGGACCTTCCTGAAACTCGATCAGGACGGCCGCATCACGATGACCGATTTCATCCGCGAGCACACCGGCATTTCGGCGGAGGTGGCCTTTGTCGGGCGCGGCAATTTCTTTCAGATCTGGGAGCCGGGGCGGCTTGCTGCCTATGGGGCGCAGGCACGGGCCCGGCTTTTGCAGCTTCGGCAGGGGACGAAGCCTGGGGAGCGACCGGAATGA
- the rsmH gene encoding 16S rRNA (cytosine(1402)-N(4))-methyltransferase RsmH: protein MTVGHGDDLPHAVGGHAVGGPVRHIPVLLGEVLEALAPAAGDIIIDGTFGAGGYTKAILATGASVVAIDRDPDAIAAGRDLEAQSGGRLRLVQAPFSTLDEHVESVDGIVLDIGVSSMQLDQAGRGFSFRADGPLDMRMAQAGLSAADVVNSFKPGDLARIFGFLGEERHAGRIARMIEARREKRPFERTLELADAIETHIGRAPKDKIHPATRVFQALRIYVNDELGELAKALFAAERALKPGGRLVVVTFHSLEDRIVKRFIADRADVATGSRHLPEAQARTATFRKAGGGVTPGDAETAANPRARSARLRAAIRTEAPARAGDFSIFGLPKLPGINQPGER, encoded by the coding sequence ATGACGGTGGGCCACGGCGATGACCTTCCTCACGCTGTAGGTGGGCACGCCGTTGGCGGACCGGTCCGCCACATTCCGGTCCTCCTTGGCGAAGTGCTCGAGGCACTGGCGCCGGCGGCGGGCGACATCATCATCGACGGCACGTTCGGCGCCGGCGGCTACACAAAAGCCATTCTGGCGACCGGGGCGTCCGTCGTGGCGATCGACCGCGATCCCGACGCCATCGCGGCCGGACGCGATCTCGAGGCGCAATCGGGCGGCAGGCTGCGGCTGGTGCAGGCGCCGTTCTCGACGCTGGACGAACATGTCGAAAGTGTCGACGGCATCGTGCTCGACATTGGCGTGTCGTCCATGCAGCTCGACCAGGCCGGGCGCGGCTTTTCCTTCCGCGCCGACGGGCCGCTCGACATGCGCATGGCGCAGGCGGGCCTCAGCGCCGCCGACGTCGTCAACAGCTTCAAGCCGGGCGACCTTGCCCGCATCTTCGGCTTCCTCGGTGAGGAGCGTCACGCCGGCCGCATCGCCCGCATGATCGAGGCGCGCCGTGAGAAGCGGCCATTCGAGCGCACGCTGGAACTGGCGGACGCCATCGAGACGCATATCGGCCGCGCGCCCAAGGACAAGATCCATCCTGCCACTCGCGTGTTCCAGGCGCTGCGCATCTACGTCAATGACGAACTTGGCGAATTGGCCAAGGCCCTGTTCGCGGCCGAACGCGCATTGAAGCCGGGCGGGCGCCTGGTGGTGGTGACGTTCCATTCGCTGGAAGACCGCATCGTCAAGCGTTTCATCGCCGACCGGGCCGACGTCGCCACCGGCTCGCGTCATTTGCCCGAGGCGCAGGCGCGCACCGCGACCTTCCGCAAGGCCGGCGGCGGCGTGACGCCAGGTGATGCCGAGACAGCGGCCAATCCGCGTGCCCGTTCGGCCAGGTTGCGCGCGGCGATCCGCACCGAGGCACCGGCGCGTGCCGGCGATTTTTCGATTTTCGGCCTTCCAAAACTTCCCGGCATCAACCAGCCGGGGGAGAGGTAA
- the ftsL gene encoding cell division protein FtsL, with amino-acid sequence MFRTSDIVLIAVMVSAAALTYKTKREAEDQLAAVQKIHTQIRYEEETIDLLKADWSLLTQPSRLQKLTELYKSQLALEPVSARQIVGLGDLPAKALDIQDILNGRQGAMADNSDKAPSGDKDPVVTGGIAQ; translated from the coding sequence GTGTTCCGTACCAGCGACATTGTCCTGATCGCCGTCATGGTTTCGGCGGCGGCCCTGACCTACAAGACCAAGCGCGAGGCCGAGGATCAGTTGGCGGCGGTGCAGAAAATCCATACCCAGATCCGCTATGAGGAGGAGACGATCGACCTGCTCAAGGCCGACTGGAGCCTGCTCACGCAGCCGTCGCGGCTGCAGAAGCTGACCGAACTCTACAAGTCGCAGCTCGCGCTCGAGCCGGTCAGCGCACGCCAGATCGTGGGCCTGGGCGATCTTCCGGCAAAGGCCCTGGATATCCAGGACATCCTGAACGGACGTCAAGGCGCCATGGCCGACAATTCCGACAAGGCGCCCTCGGGCGACAAGGACCCCGTCGTCACCGGAGGCATCGCCCAATGA
- a CDS encoding peptidoglycan D,D-transpeptidase FtsI family protein, protein MIGKLLRRRARTGEDGSIVVEGARKATGGKGKARIVMTMAVFFGIFSTISGRLVYLGFQTPDLSGGPQSRVTASRPDIVDRNGEVLATDIKTASLFAEPRRIVDADEAIEKLSTVLPEIDYEQTYHKLKSGAGFVWLQRQLTPKQQADIMQLGIPGFGFRTEKRRFYPSGETSSYIVGLTNIDNQGISGMEKYIDEQGLSDLQASGLAVAKDLKPVKLSIDLRVQHVVRDEIAAGLERYRALGAGAVVLNVKTGEVVAMASVPDFDPNNPYNAQEKDRLNRMSAGLYEMGSTFKSFTSAMALDSGKATMNSRFDASHPIRVGHQAIHDFHGKNRVLSLPEVFLYSSNIGSAREAELVGIEGHREFLHRLGILERMQTELPEVARPTEPKVWKQVNSFTIAFGHGVSTTPLQAAVGCAALMNGGFLMNPTFLVRTQAEAMATAKKVVSEKTVEGMRYLYSLNAEKGSARNARVPGYRVGGKTGTAEKVINGRYSKDLNFNTFVAAFPMDDPQYLVFTIADAPHPEKPGMTDVAAANAGVMAGNIIRRSAAMLGVKPDFSHENGATLVSYE, encoded by the coding sequence ATGATCGGCAAACTGCTGAGGCGTCGCGCCAGGACGGGTGAAGACGGATCGATCGTCGTCGAGGGCGCCCGCAAGGCGACAGGCGGCAAGGGCAAGGCGCGCATCGTGATGACGATGGCGGTGTTCTTCGGCATCTTCTCGACCATTTCAGGCCGGCTGGTCTATCTCGGCTTCCAGACGCCAGATCTGTCGGGCGGCCCGCAGAGCCGGGTCACCGCCTCGCGGCCCGACATTGTCGATCGCAACGGCGAAGTGCTGGCGACCGACATCAAGACAGCGTCGCTGTTCGCGGAGCCGCGCCGCATCGTCGATGCCGACGAGGCGATCGAGAAACTGTCGACCGTGCTGCCCGAGATCGATTACGAGCAGACCTACCACAAGCTCAAGAGCGGCGCCGGATTCGTCTGGCTGCAGCGGCAGCTGACGCCCAAGCAGCAGGCCGATATCATGCAGCTCGGCATTCCCGGTTTCGGCTTTCGCACGGAGAAGCGCCGTTTCTATCCGAGCGGCGAGACCTCGTCCTACATTGTCGGCCTGACCAACATCGACAACCAGGGCATCTCCGGCATGGAGAAATATATCGACGAGCAGGGGCTGAGCGACCTGCAGGCGTCGGGCCTGGCGGTGGCCAAGGATCTCAAGCCGGTGAAGCTTTCCATCGATCTGCGCGTCCAGCACGTGGTGCGCGACGAGATCGCCGCTGGCCTGGAGCGCTACCGCGCCCTGGGCGCCGGCGCCGTCGTGCTCAACGTCAAGACCGGCGAAGTGGTGGCCATGGCCTCGGTGCCGGATTTTGATCCGAACAATCCTTACAATGCACAGGAGAAGGACCGGCTGAACCGGATGTCGGCCGGCCTCTACGAGATGGGTTCGACCTTCAAGAGCTTCACCTCGGCGATGGCGCTCGATTCCGGCAAGGCGACGATGAATAGCCGTTTCGATGCCTCGCATCCGATCCGGGTCGGCCATCAGGCCATTCACGATTTCCACGGCAAGAACCGTGTGCTGTCATTGCCGGAAGTGTTCCTCTATTCGTCCAACATCGGGTCGGCCAGGGAGGCCGAGCTGGTCGGCATCGAGGGGCACCGGGAATTCCTCCATCGCCTTGGCATTCTGGAGAGGATGCAGACCGAACTGCCGGAAGTCGCCCGCCCGACTGAACCGAAGGTCTGGAAACAGGTCAATTCGTTCACGATCGCCTTCGGCCACGGCGTATCGACGACGCCCCTGCAGGCAGCCGTCGGCTGCGCGGCGCTGATGAATGGCGGCTTCCTGATGAACCCGACCTTCCTGGTGCGTACGCAGGCGGAAGCGATGGCCACCGCCAAGAAGGTCGTGAGCGAAAAGACGGTCGAGGGCATGCGCTACCTCTATTCGCTCAACGCCGAGAAGGGCTCGGCCAGAAACGCCAGAGTCCCCGGCTACCGCGTTGGCGGCAAGACCGGAACGGCCGAGAAGGTCATCAACGGCCGCTACTCGAAGGACTTGAATTTCAATACGTTCGTCGCCGCCTTCCCGATGGACGACCCGCAATACCTCGTCTTCACGATTGCCGACGCCCCGCACCCTGAAAAGCCTGGCATGACGGACGTCGCGGCCGCGAATGCAGGGGTTATGGCCGGCAATATCATCAGGCGTTCCGCGGCCATGCTTGGCGTGAAACCAGATTTCAGCCATGAAAATGGTGCAACGTTGGTTTCCTATGAGTGA
- a CDS encoding UDP-N-acetylmuramoyl-L-alanyl-D-glutamate--2,6-diaminopimelate ligase, whose amino-acid sequence MKLRDLAGVLPVEGTASADLEVTGISSDSRQVKPGVVFFALAGTKADGTAYAAEAARRGALAIVTSKGGSVAGLPVPVLAVDDPRLALALSASRYFGRQPQTMVAVTGTSGKTSVAAFTRQIWEQAGYAAASIGTTGVVAPGRNEYGSLTTPDPVALHQLLRELADAGVTHASMEASSHGLDQRRLDGVKLAAGGFTNLGRDHMDYHPTVEDYHRAKLRLFDTLLPKGAPAVIFADDPWSAPTIQAARAAGLDVLTVGRHGDFLTLKRVEHERHRQRAEVEAEGVLYEIDLPLAGDFQISNALVSAGLAISTGTPVAKALMSLEKLKGAPGRLDLVGTTASGAPVYVDYAHKPDALENVLASVRPFTTGRVMVVFGCGGDRDRGKRPIMGEIATRLADVVIVTDDNPRSEVPETIRAAIMAAAPGAIEIGDRRKAIHEAVGMLHAGDTLIVAGKGHEEGQTIGSETLHFSDHEEVRAALRERAA is encoded by the coding sequence ATGAAGCTCAGAGATCTAGCCGGTGTCCTGCCAGTCGAAGGAACAGCTTCCGCCGATCTGGAGGTTACCGGGATTTCGTCCGATTCCCGGCAGGTAAAGCCCGGCGTCGTCTTTTTTGCGCTCGCCGGTACCAAGGCGGACGGCACGGCCTACGCTGCCGAAGCGGCCAGGCGTGGCGCGCTTGCGATCGTGACAAGCAAAGGCGGTTCCGTTGCCGGACTGCCGGTTCCGGTGCTGGCGGTCGATGATCCGCGCCTGGCGCTGGCGCTGAGTGCTTCCCGCTATTTCGGCAGGCAGCCGCAAACCATGGTGGCGGTGACCGGCACCAGCGGCAAGACCTCGGTCGCCGCCTTCACCAGGCAGATCTGGGAGCAGGCGGGCTATGCCGCGGCTTCGATCGGCACCACCGGCGTGGTGGCGCCAGGCCGCAACGAATATGGCTCGCTGACCACGCCCGATCCGGTCGCCCTGCACCAGTTGCTCAGGGAATTGGCCGATGCCGGCGTCACCCACGCTTCGATGGAGGCTTCCAGCCACGGCCTCGACCAGCGCCGGCTTGACGGCGTGAAGCTGGCGGCTGGCGGCTTCACCAATCTTGGCCGCGACCATATGGATTACCATCCGACGGTCGAGGACTATCACCGCGCCAAGCTGCGCCTGTTCGACACGCTGCTGCCGAAAGGTGCGCCGGCGGTGATCTTCGCCGACGACCCGTGGTCGGCGCCGACCATCCAGGCGGCGCGGGCCGCCGGGCTCGACGTGCTGACGGTTGGCCGCCATGGCGATTTCCTCACGCTGAAGCGGGTCGAGCACGAACGCCATCGCCAGCGCGCCGAAGTGGAGGCCGAGGGCGTGCTTTACGAAATCGATCTGCCGCTGGCCGGCGATTTCCAGATTTCGAACGCGCTGGTTTCGGCGGGGCTTGCCATTTCCACGGGAACACCGGTCGCCAAGGCCTTGATGTCCCTGGAGAAACTGAAGGGCGCGCCGGGCCGGCTCGATCTCGTCGGGACCACCGCCAGTGGTGCGCCGGTCTATGTCGACTATGCCCACAAGCCCGATGCGCTGGAAAATGTGCTGGCTTCGGTGCGCCCGTTCACGACGGGCCGCGTCATGGTCGTGTTCGGCTGCGGCGGCGACCGCGACCGGGGAAAAAGGCCGATCATGGGCGAGATCGCGACCCGGCTTGCCGATGTCGTCATCGTCACCGACGACAATCCGCGCTCCGAAGTGCCCGAAACGATCCGCGCCGCCATCATGGCCGCTGCTCCAGGCGCCATCGAAATCGGCGACCGGCGCAAGGCGATCCACGAGGCCGTGGGCATGCTTCATGCCGGCGACACGCTGATCGTGGCCGGCAAGGGCCACGAGGAAGGCCAGACGATCGGCTCCGAAACCCTGCATTTTTCAGATCACGAGGAAGTCCGCGCCGCTTTGCGGGAGCGTGCCGCATGA
- a CDS encoding UDP-N-acetylmuramoylalanyl-D-glutamyl-2,6-diaminopimelate--D-alanyl-D-alanine ligase — MSLLWTSEALVAAMDGRPLGPMPEGISGISIDSRSLQPGDAFFAIKGEAMDGHDFATAAIKAGAGVLVVAEGKLPSLGRLTAPIIVVEDVLVALEKLGVASRSRSQAKIIAVTGSAGKTTTKEALRHVLSAVGKVHASAQSFNNHWGVPLTLARMPADCNYAVFEIGMNHPDEIRPLVKMVRPHVAIVTMIAAAHLGFFRNLDEIAKAKAEIFEGLEPEGAAVLNRDDARFKLLDKMAHAAGVEHVYGFGENARSTFKLTKCELHADHSDIAARINGHDMIARIGAPGRHMVQNVLAVLGAAQLVGADLDKVALALVDLSAERGRGKRHVLRHPGGSASGHPGGSITLIDESYNANPASMAAAMALLNATPVTGEGRRIAVLGDMLELGEHSAKLHAALADLIVGTGTQTVFLGGPEMRALAEALPSDITTEYRAGVEELKPVLLAALRPGDVVMIKSSKGIGFAKLVDALLGKFPAETTTSKLT; from the coding sequence ATGAGTTTGCTGTGGACCTCCGAGGCGCTGGTTGCCGCCATGGACGGGAGGCCTCTTGGGCCCATGCCCGAAGGCATATCGGGCATTTCGATCGACAGCCGCAGCCTGCAGCCGGGTGACGCCTTCTTCGCTATCAAGGGCGAGGCCATGGACGGCCACGACTTCGCCACCGCGGCCATCAAGGCAGGCGCCGGCGTGCTGGTGGTGGCGGAAGGCAAGCTGCCGTCGCTCGGCCGGCTGACGGCGCCGATCATCGTCGTCGAGGACGTGCTGGTCGCACTGGAAAAGCTCGGCGTCGCATCGCGGAGCCGCTCGCAAGCCAAGATCATCGCCGTCACCGGTTCGGCCGGCAAGACCACCACCAAGGAAGCGCTGCGCCATGTGCTTTCGGCGGTCGGCAAGGTGCACGCCTCGGCGCAGTCCTTCAACAACCATTGGGGCGTGCCGCTGACCCTGGCACGCATGCCCGCCGATTGCAACTATGCCGTGTTCGAGATCGGCATGAACCACCCTGACGAGATCCGGCCGCTGGTGAAGATGGTGCGGCCGCATGTCGCCATCGTCACCATGATCGCGGCCGCCCATCTCGGCTTCTTCCGCAATCTGGACGAGATCGCCAAGGCCAAGGCCGAGATTTTCGAAGGGCTGGAGCCCGAGGGTGCCGCGGTTCTCAACCGCGACGATGCGCGCTTCAAGCTTCTCGACAAGATGGCGCATGCCGCCGGCGTCGAGCATGTCTACGGCTTTGGCGAAAATGCGCGCTCGACCTTCAAGCTCACCAAGTGCGAGTTGCATGCCGACCATTCCGACATCGCGGCCAGGATCAATGGCCATGACATGATCGCCCGTATCGGTGCACCCGGCCGGCACATGGTGCAGAACGTGCTGGCGGTACTGGGCGCGGCGCAACTGGTCGGCGCCGACCTCGACAAGGTAGCACTGGCCCTTGTCGATCTCTCGGCCGAGCGCGGCCGCGGAAAACGCCATGTGCTGCGCCACCCCGGTGGCTCGGCTTCGGGCCACCCCGGTGGCTCGATCACGCTGATCGACGAGAGCTATAACGCCAATCCGGCCTCGATGGCGGCGGCCATGGCACTGCTCAACGCAACGCCGGTGACGGGCGAGGGCCGCCGCATCGCCGTGCTCGGCGACATGCTCGAACTCGGCGAACATTCGGCCAAGCTGCATGCCGCACTGGCCGATCTCATCGTCGGCACCGGCACCCAGACCGTCTTTCTCGGCGGGCCGGAAATGCGGGCGCTGGCGGAAGCGCTGCCAAGCGACATCACGACAGAATACCGCGCCGGCGTCGAGGAACTGAAGCCGGTGCTGCTTGCCGCACTGAGGCCGGGCGACGTGGTGATGATCAAATCGTCGAAGGGCATCGGTTTTGCAAAACTGGTCGATGCGCTGCTGGGGAAGTTCCCGGCTGAAACGACAACCAGCAAACTGACCTAG